One window of Micromonas commoda chromosome 1, complete sequence genomic DNA carries:
- a CDS encoding cation diffusion facilitator family (cation efflux) has product MDAAPKTYTNRSGVFRNSWRLNPESFETQKKTEAQIQRLHRRLPRHFNNGTKDGIVDFYRRQNQLVEHFQEIERLIYRTDPSMNMPNDAALYDHAIRTEQRRAWREGFALRISFYANACLLIIKIFAAYSSGSLSIITSALDSFLDLVSGVILWATDQSMRKQDKYLYPAGKSRMQPLGIIVFSCIMGTLGFQVLIEGVRQLVGPDHTHHLEDLYGLIGIMVSVILVKFCLWLYCRRSNSAVVQTYAQDHRNDVATNSVGLASAMLGDRLVYWIDPLGAILLAMYIIYNWADTAIGQIKAMVGVSAPPEFLTQLTYLAWNHHPEIVCIDTVRAYTFGPKFFVEVDVVLPEEMKLRSAHDIGESLQDRIEEMEDVERAFVHIDFETSHFPEHADSKRSLQNLQSTAAATVESPLRQRAKHNSAGKG; this is encoded by the coding sequence ATGGATGCCGCCCCCAAGACGTACACAAATAGGAGTGGCGTGTTCCGCAATTCATGGCGGCTAAATCCAGAATCGTTCGAGACCCAGAAAAAGACGGAAGCGCAGATCCAGCGCTTGCATAGACGGCTGCCTCGTCATTTTAATAACGGCACAAAAGATGGAATAGTAGACTTTTACCGCAGGCAAAACCAGCTGGTGGAACATTTCCAAGAAATCGAGCGGCTTATATACAGGACCGACCCGTCCATGAATAtgccgaacgacgcggccCTGTATGACCATGCCATCAGGACAGAGCAGCGTCGAGCATGGAGAGAGGGGTTTGCATTGAGGATATCATTTTACGCAAATGCCTGTCTCCTTATCATTAAGATATTTGCAGCATACTCGTCAGGGTCACTCAGCATCATAACATCCGCTCTTGATTCATTCCTGGACTTGGTGTCGGGTGTCATCCTTTGGGCAACTGATCAGTCAATGAGAAAACAGGACAAGTATTTATACCCTGCAGGCAAGAGCCGTATGCAGCCCCTAGGGATAATCGTTTTTTCATGCATCATGGGCACTTTGGGATTCCAGGTACTCATAGAAGGAGTTCGCCAGCTCGTCGGTCCAGATCACACGCATCACTTGGAGGACCTGTACGGTTTGATCGGCATCATGGTTTCAGTTATTCTTGTAAAGTTTTGTTTGTGGTTGTACTGTCGGCGTTCAAATAGTGCAGTGGTTCAGACATATGCGCAAGACCACAGAAATGATGTGGCAACAAATTCAGTTGGACTTGCGAGTGCCATGTTGGGCGACCGCCTAGTATACTGGATTGACCCTCTTGGTGCCATATTACTCGCAATGTATATTATCTACAACTGGGCAGACACGGCCATTGGGCAGATAAAGGCGATGGTCGGGGTATCAGCACCCCCAGAATTTCTGACACAGCTTACTTACCTCGCGTGGAATCACCACCCCGAAATAGTTTGCATCGACACTGTACGAGCATACACGTTCGGGCCAAAATTCTTCGTTGAGGTCGATGTAGTGCTTCCCGAGGAAATGAAGCTCCGGAGTGCTCACGATATAGGCGAAAGCTTGCAGGACAGAATTGAAGAGATGGAGGATGTTGAACGGGCATTTGTTCATATTGACTTTGAAACGAGTCACTTTCCTGAGCATGCGGATAGCAAGAGATCCTTGCAGAACTTGCAAAGTACAGCTGCCGCGACGGTTGAATCTCCGCTGCGACAGCGAGCGAAACACAACAGCGCAGGAAAAGGCTGA